A genome region from Cucurbita pepo subsp. pepo cultivar mu-cu-16 chromosome LG02, ASM280686v2, whole genome shotgun sequence includes the following:
- the LOC111787935 gene encoding pentatricopeptide repeat-containing protein At3g13880 isoform X2, which yields MILFNKARRLGLKLDKYTCAGPLTACSQSGDLYAGKMVHGLILVSGLGSQVVLTNSLIDMYSKCNQVDHARMLFNHANNLDGVSWNSLIAGYAQNGKYEELLTILMKMHQSGLTLSTYTLGSALKACSSNFNGSKIFGTMLHGLTIKLGLHLDVVVGTALLDMYAKTGSLDDAIQIFDQMMDKNVVMYNAMMAGLLQQEKIEDKCAYKALNLFFEMKSCGIKPSMFTYSSLLKACIAVEDFEFAKQIHALICKNGLQSDEYIGSVLIDLYFLLGSIKDAFSCFNSIHNLTIVPITAMIVGYLQKGEFERALALFYELLASKEKPDEFILSTILSACANMGMLRSGEQIQGYASKIGISRYTIFQNSQIWMYAKSGDLYSANLTFQQMENPDVVSWSTIICSNAQHGHAIEALRFFDLMKSCGIEPNHFAFLGVLIACSHRGLVEEGLRYFDTMKKDHIMTSHVKHCACVVDLLGRAGRLVDAESLILDLGFEHEPVMWRALLSACRIHKDTFTAKRVAEKVIELEPLASASYVLLYNIYMDAGNKQDALKVRKLMEDRRIKKEPGLSWIEVGDKMYSFVSGDRSHKNSELIYAKLDEMLAKTKSLDLMKDEFDYKIEYESMINVLVNYHSEKLAVAFGIIHLPDSAPVRVMKNLRICLDCHRAMKLFSIIEKREIILRDSVRFHHFKDGRCSCGDYW from the exons atgattttgtttaataaagcAAGAAGACTTGGTTTGAAACTTGATAAGTACACTTGTGCAGGCCCTCTTACAGCATGTAGTCAAAGTGGGGATCTTTATGCGGGTAAGATGGTTCATGGGTTAATTTTAGTTAGTGGGTTAGGCTCCCAAGTTGTTCTGACCAATTCCCTTATTGACATGTATTCAAAATGCAACCAGGTTGATCATGCAAGGATGTTGTTTAACCATGCTAATAATTTAGATGGTGTTTCTTGGAATTCGTTGATTGCTGGTTATGcacaaaatggaaaatatgaaGAGCTATTGACAATTCTGATGAAAATGCATCAGTCTGGCTTGACTTTGAGTACTTATACTCTAGGAAGTGCCCTGAAGGCTTGTAGCTCAAACTTCAATGGTTCAAAAATATTTGGGACAATGCTTCATGGCCTCACAATCAAACTTGGCCTACATCTGGACGTTGTTGTTGGGACTGCATTGCTTGATATGTATGCAAAAACTGGAAGTTTGGATGATGCTATTCAAATCTTTGACCAAATGATGGACAAAAATGTTGTGATGTATAATGCAATGATGGCTGGTTTGCTCCaacaagagaaaattgaagataaaTGTGCGTACAAAGCCCTCAATCTTTTCTTTGAGATGAAAAGCTGTGGGATAAAACCGTCCATGTTTACATACTCAAGCTTACTTAAAGCTTGTATTGCTGTTGAggattttgaatttgcaaagcAAATTCATGCTTTAATATGCAAGAATGGCCTTCAGTCGGATGAGTACATTGGAAGTGTTCTTAttgatttgtattttttgttaGGCTCAATAAAGGATgctttttcatgttttaacTCTATTCATAATTTGACTATAGTCCCGATTACTGCCATGATTGTTGGTTACCTTCAAAAGGGAGAATTTGAACGTGCATTGGCTTTGTTCTATGAACTTTTGGCATCCAAAGAGAAACCTGATGAGTTCATTTTGTCCACGATCTTGAGTGCTTGTGCAAATATGGGCATGTTAAGATCTGGAGAACAAATCCAGGGTTATGCAAGTAAAATTGGCATCTCGAGATACACCATCTTTCAGAATTCACAGATTTGGATGTATGCCAAGTCTGGAGATCTATATTCAGCCAATCTAACCTTTCAACAAATGGAAAATCCCGATGTTGTGTCTTGGTCAACAATAATTTGCAGCAATGCACAGCATGGGCATGCAATCGAGGCTTTGAGATTCTTTGACCTGATGAAGAGTTGTGGAATTGAGCCTAATCACTTTGCCTTCCTTGGAGTTCTAATCGCATGTAGTCACAGAGGGCTTGTTGAAGAAGGATTAAG GTACTTTGATACTATGAAGAAAGATCACATTATGACGAGTCATGTCAAGCATTGTGCCTGTGTTGTTGATCTTCTTGGTCGAGCTGGAAGGTTGGTCGATGCAGAGAGTTTAATTTTGGACTTAGGTTTCGAGCACGAACCAGTGATGTGGCGAGCTCTACTAAGTGCTTGCAGGATTCACAAGGATACATTCACTGCAAAACGTGTTGCAGAGAAAGTAATTGAGCTTGAACCTTTGGCATCTGCATCTTATGTGCTTCTCTATAACATTTATATGGATGCTGGAAACAAGCAAGATGCCTTAAAAGTCAGGAAATTAATGGAAGATCGGAGAATTAAGAAAGAACCTGGTCTAAGCTGGATAGAAGTAGGAGATAAAATGTACTCATTTGTTTCAGGTGATCGCTCTCACAAAAATAGTGAACTGATTTATGCGAAGTTGGACGAAATGTTAGCAAAGACTAAGAGTTTAGATTTGATGAAGGATGAATTTGATTACAAAATTGAGTATGAATCCATGATCAATGTGTTGGTGAACTATCACAGTGAAAAGTTGGCTGTGGCTTTTGGGATCATCCATTTGCCAGACTCAGCTCCAGTGAGAGTGATGAAGAACCTGAggatttgtttagattgccACAGGGCGATGAAGCTCTTCTCGATAATCGAGAAAAGAGAGATAATTCTTAGAGATTCGGTTCGTTTCCATCATTTCAAAGATGGGCGTTGCTCTTGTGGGGACTATTGGTAG
- the LOC111787935 gene encoding pentatricopeptide repeat-containing protein At3g13880 isoform X1, with protein sequence MLPQKPFVWRFGFLSCTSMFPMLPVFSRQRIESFATSELNSLGPSQVCPPYSLTFLLESADYVKLVQSATKTGNLNHGQLVHAHMIKTFFKPCLFLRNNLLNMYCKCGDIQSADKLFNKMPKPNIITFNSLISGYIQIGTLDKAMILFNKARRLGLKLDKYTCAGPLTACSQSGDLYAGKMVHGLILVSGLGSQVVLTNSLIDMYSKCNQVDHARMLFNHANNLDGVSWNSLIAGYAQNGKYEELLTILMKMHQSGLTLSTYTLGSALKACSSNFNGSKIFGTMLHGLTIKLGLHLDVVVGTALLDMYAKTGSLDDAIQIFDQMMDKNVVMYNAMMAGLLQQEKIEDKCAYKALNLFFEMKSCGIKPSMFTYSSLLKACIAVEDFEFAKQIHALICKNGLQSDEYIGSVLIDLYFLLGSIKDAFSCFNSIHNLTIVPITAMIVGYLQKGEFERALALFYELLASKEKPDEFILSTILSACANMGMLRSGEQIQGYASKIGISRYTIFQNSQIWMYAKSGDLYSANLTFQQMENPDVVSWSTIICSNAQHGHAIEALRFFDLMKSCGIEPNHFAFLGVLIACSHRGLVEEGLRYFDTMKKDHIMTSHVKHCACVVDLLGRAGRLVDAESLILDLGFEHEPVMWRALLSACRIHKDTFTAKRVAEKVIELEPLASASYVLLYNIYMDAGNKQDALKVRKLMEDRRIKKEPGLSWIEVGDKMYSFVSGDRSHKNSELIYAKLDEMLAKTKSLDLMKDEFDYKIEYESMINVLVNYHSEKLAVAFGIIHLPDSAPVRVMKNLRICLDCHRAMKLFSIIEKREIILRDSVRFHHFKDGRCSCGDYW encoded by the exons ATGTTGCCTCAGAAACCATTTGTTTGGAGATTCGGTTTTCTTTCCTGTACCTCTATGTTCCCCATGCTTCCTGTTTTCAGTAGACAACGGATAGAGTCTTTTGCCACTTCGGAGTTGAACTCATTGGGCCCATCACAAGTTTGTCCACCATATTCTTTGACTTTCCTTTTAGAATCTGCAGACTATGTTAAGCTGGTTCAATCAGCTACTAAAACTGGGAACTTGAACCATGGCCAGCTTGTTCATGCCCACATGATCAAAACTTTTTTCAAGCCTTGCCTATTTTTGCGGAACAATCTTCTTAACATGTACTGCAAATGTGGGGATATACAATCTGCTGAcaaattgtttaataaaatgccaaaaccaaacaTCATAACTTTCAACTCTTTGATTTCTGGATATATTCAGATAGGAACCCTTGACAAGGCcatgattttgtttaataaagcAAGAAGACTTGGTTTGAAACTTGATAAGTACACTTGTGCAGGCCCTCTTACAGCATGTAGTCAAAGTGGGGATCTTTATGCGGGTAAGATGGTTCATGGGTTAATTTTAGTTAGTGGGTTAGGCTCCCAAGTTGTTCTGACCAATTCCCTTATTGACATGTATTCAAAATGCAACCAGGTTGATCATGCAAGGATGTTGTTTAACCATGCTAATAATTTAGATGGTGTTTCTTGGAATTCGTTGATTGCTGGTTATGcacaaaatggaaaatatgaaGAGCTATTGACAATTCTGATGAAAATGCATCAGTCTGGCTTGACTTTGAGTACTTATACTCTAGGAAGTGCCCTGAAGGCTTGTAGCTCAAACTTCAATGGTTCAAAAATATTTGGGACAATGCTTCATGGCCTCACAATCAAACTTGGCCTACATCTGGACGTTGTTGTTGGGACTGCATTGCTTGATATGTATGCAAAAACTGGAAGTTTGGATGATGCTATTCAAATCTTTGACCAAATGATGGACAAAAATGTTGTGATGTATAATGCAATGATGGCTGGTTTGCTCCaacaagagaaaattgaagataaaTGTGCGTACAAAGCCCTCAATCTTTTCTTTGAGATGAAAAGCTGTGGGATAAAACCGTCCATGTTTACATACTCAAGCTTACTTAAAGCTTGTATTGCTGTTGAggattttgaatttgcaaagcAAATTCATGCTTTAATATGCAAGAATGGCCTTCAGTCGGATGAGTACATTGGAAGTGTTCTTAttgatttgtattttttgttaGGCTCAATAAAGGATgctttttcatgttttaacTCTATTCATAATTTGACTATAGTCCCGATTACTGCCATGATTGTTGGTTACCTTCAAAAGGGAGAATTTGAACGTGCATTGGCTTTGTTCTATGAACTTTTGGCATCCAAAGAGAAACCTGATGAGTTCATTTTGTCCACGATCTTGAGTGCTTGTGCAAATATGGGCATGTTAAGATCTGGAGAACAAATCCAGGGTTATGCAAGTAAAATTGGCATCTCGAGATACACCATCTTTCAGAATTCACAGATTTGGATGTATGCCAAGTCTGGAGATCTATATTCAGCCAATCTAACCTTTCAACAAATGGAAAATCCCGATGTTGTGTCTTGGTCAACAATAATTTGCAGCAATGCACAGCATGGGCATGCAATCGAGGCTTTGAGATTCTTTGACCTGATGAAGAGTTGTGGAATTGAGCCTAATCACTTTGCCTTCCTTGGAGTTCTAATCGCATGTAGTCACAGAGGGCTTGTTGAAGAAGGATTAAG GTACTTTGATACTATGAAGAAAGATCACATTATGACGAGTCATGTCAAGCATTGTGCCTGTGTTGTTGATCTTCTTGGTCGAGCTGGAAGGTTGGTCGATGCAGAGAGTTTAATTTTGGACTTAGGTTTCGAGCACGAACCAGTGATGTGGCGAGCTCTACTAAGTGCTTGCAGGATTCACAAGGATACATTCACTGCAAAACGTGTTGCAGAGAAAGTAATTGAGCTTGAACCTTTGGCATCTGCATCTTATGTGCTTCTCTATAACATTTATATGGATGCTGGAAACAAGCAAGATGCCTTAAAAGTCAGGAAATTAATGGAAGATCGGAGAATTAAGAAAGAACCTGGTCTAAGCTGGATAGAAGTAGGAGATAAAATGTACTCATTTGTTTCAGGTGATCGCTCTCACAAAAATAGTGAACTGATTTATGCGAAGTTGGACGAAATGTTAGCAAAGACTAAGAGTTTAGATTTGATGAAGGATGAATTTGATTACAAAATTGAGTATGAATCCATGATCAATGTGTTGGTGAACTATCACAGTGAAAAGTTGGCTGTGGCTTTTGGGATCATCCATTTGCCAGACTCAGCTCCAGTGAGAGTGATGAAGAACCTGAggatttgtttagattgccACAGGGCGATGAAGCTCTTCTCGATAATCGAGAAAAGAGAGATAATTCTTAGAGATTCGGTTCGTTTCCATCATTTCAAAGATGGGCGTTGCTCTTGTGGGGACTATTGGTAG